The genomic segment CACGGAGGCCGGCCGATGAGCACACCGCAGTCGTACAACGTCGATCCGGAGCAGCTGCGTGCTCACGCGAGCAGGCTCGCCACGCACGCCGACCGGCTCGCCTCGGTCGGCGCGGCCCTGCCGGACCGGATGGGTGAGGCGTCGCTGGGGGCGCTCGCCCAGTTCATCACCACGGGCATCGGCGCGGCGATGGCCGAGACGATGGACGCGTTCGCCCACGCCGCCGCGACCGTGGACAGGGTCGGCATCGGGATGCGGCAGGCGGCCGACCGCTACGAAAGCTCCGACGAGCACCATGCCGCCGGTCTGGCCGATATCGGGACCGGATTGGAGGGAGGCGGCCGATGAACACGCCCACCACGCACCCGCGGACCGCCGAGGAGCTCGACGGGTCGCGAGAAGCGCAGGCGATCGGGGAAGTCGAGCAGACGGTGCTGGAGATCAGCGCCGCGCTGGCGGAGCTGCGACTGACCCGGGACGCCATCGGCAACAAGGAGTGGCTGTCGGCCGATCTCGCGGGCGAGCCCTCCGGGTCGCTCGACCAGCTCGGGTCGATCACAAGCCCGTTGTCCACGCTGAGCAGCGCGGGCTGCGACTTCCTCACGCCCATGATCTCGTTTCTGGAGGAGCCGCTCGGCCGGCTGCGGGGCGAGCCGGAGGGGGTGTCCGGCCCGGCGGGCCAGCACGACGCGGCCGCGCGCGACGCCGGTGCCGTCGCCGAGGACTTCGGGTCCAGTGTGGAGAGCGAGACCAGCGAGTGGGCGGGTGCGGCCAAGGACGACTACCTCGGCACGGCGACCCAACTCGTCGACGGCGTGCTCTCGATCGCGGAGACGGCGGGCACGAACGCGAAGGCGATGATCGCCGCCGGTGAGGTGGTGGCGCAGGTCGTCGGGATCGTGACCCAGCTGATCACCGAGGCCGTCGCCACGATCGTCCCGATCATGACGCGGGCCATCGCCGCGGCGCCCGCGACGTTCGGCGCGAGCATCGCGCAGGCGATCCCGGACTGCGTCGCGATCGCCGTCGACTACGCCGGTCGGATCGCGGGGAAGCTGGGGGAGCTGATCGCCAGCGGCGAGAACCTCGTCACGCTGATCGAGGGAGCGGTCGGGGTGCTGAAGGTCGTGCGGGAGGGGCTGACCGTCATCGGCGACCTCGCGGGCGGCGACTCCGCGAGCTCCGCGAGCGCGGCGGGCACCCCGGTGTCGACCGTGTCCGGTCAGGACGGTGTCGACCCGCTGCGGCCGTTGGAGCGAGAAGCGTCGCGAGGTGAGCCCGCCAAGTCGCTCGAGACGGACGAACCGGGTCGTGGTCCCGGTGAGTTCGACGATCCCCTCGAAGGCGAGTGGAAGCCCGTCGGCGGCGTCGACAGCTGAGGTCCGAGCCGTCGGCGGGTCCTCGTGGGCCCGCCGGGGTTCGGGACAACGCCCCTGGGTACTCCTCCGCCGTGGATCATGTCCGAGGCGTGGGGAGACGCATGGCCGACCGCATCAGCGACCTCTGGGGAACCCGGACACCGCACGCGAGGGACACCTCCTGGCCCATCCGGGTCGACCAGCACCTGGAGCCGGGGCTCACCGCGGCGGACGTGGACGACTGGGTGCAGTCGGCATGCACGTTGTGCAGCAACGGCTGTGCGTGCGACATCGCGGTGAAGGACGGCCGCATGGTCGGGGTCCGCGGCCGTCCGGGGGACGTGGTGAACCACGGGCGACTCGGACCGAAGGGTTTGTACGGGTCGTGGCAGTGGAGCCGATCCGAGAGGTTGACCCGGCCGCTCGTCCGGCGTGGCGGTGAGCTGCGGGAGACGGACTGGGACACCGCCATGGACCTGATCGCGCGCCGCTCGCGTGAGCTGCTCGACGAGTTCGGGCCGCTGTCCCACGGCTTCTACACCAGCGGACAGCTCTTCCTGGAGGAGTACTACACGCTCAGCGTGCTCGGCAAGGCCGGGCTGGGCACACCGCACATGGACGGCAACACCCGGCTGTGCACGGCCACCGCGGCGGCCGCGCTGAAACAGAGCTTCGGCTCCGACGGGCAACCCGGCAGCTACGCCGACATCGAGGCGTGCGACGCACTGTTCCTGTTCGGCCACAACATGGCCGAGACGCAGACCGTCCTCTGGTCGCGGGTGCTGGACCGGCTGCGCGGCCCCGAACCGCCCGTGGTCGTCGCCGTCGATCCGCGCAGGACACCGGTGACCGAGGCCGCGGTCGAGACCGGGGGAGTGCACCTGGCTCCGTTACCCGGCACCAACCAGGCCCTCATGAACGGCCTCGTCCGCGAGCTCCTGGAACACGGGTGGGTCGACCACGACTACATCGCCGCCCACACCGTCGGCTACGACGAGCTGGCGGCCACCGTAAAGCCCTACACGCCGGAGCGCGTCGCCGAGATCTGCCGTATCGAGGCGCGGGACCTGCGGCGCGCGGCCGAGGTGTTCGGCACGTCCCGCCGGGTGCTGTCCACGGTCCTGCAGGGTTTCTACCAGTCCCACCAGGCGTCGGCGGCGTCGTGCCAGGTCAACAACCTGCACCTGCTCCGTGGTCTCCTCGGCCGTCCCGGGAGCGGAGTCCTGCAGATGAACGGGCAACCCACGGCGCAGAACACCCGGGAGTGCGGCGCCGACGGTGATCTTCCGGGCTTCCGCAACTGGGACAACCCGGAGCACATCCGGCAGCTCGCCGACCTGTGGAACGTGGACCCGCTCACAATCCCGCACTGGGCGCCGCCCACCCATGCGATGCAGATCTGGCGCTACGCCGAGCAGGGCTCGATCCGGCTCCTCTGGATCTCCGCGACCAACCCCGCGGTGTCCCTGCCCGAACTGCCCCGCATCCGGAAGATCCTGGCCAGGGACGACCTGTTCGTCGTCGTGCAGGACGGTTTCCACACCGAGACCGCCGAGTACGCCGACGTGGTGCTGCCCGCGGCGCTGTGGGGCGAGAAGCAGGGCACCTTCACCAACGCCGACCGGACGGTGCACCTGTCGGAGAAGGCGGTGGAACCACCGGGGGAGGCACGCGCCGACCTGGACATCTTCCTCGACTACGCGCGCCGCATGGATCTGCGCGACCGGGACGGCGGGCCGCTGCTGCCGTGGAGCGATCCGGAGGGCGCCTTCGAGGCGTGGAAGGAGTGCAGCCGGGGCCGCCCCTGCGACTACACCGGGCTGTCCTACGACCGCCTGCGCGGGGACACCGGCATCCGGTGGCCGTGCACCGACGAGTACCCGGACGGCCGGGAACGGCTGTACGAGGACGGCGTGTTCCCCACACACGCGGACGTGTGCGAGAGCTACGGCCGCGACCCTCTCACCGGTGGCACCACCTCGCGCGAGCAGTACCTCGCCACCCGACCGGACGGGCGCGCCTTCCTCAGAGCGGCCGAGTACGTCGCACCGCCGGAGACGCCCGACGACGAGTTCCCGTTCGCCTGCACCACCGGGCGGACCGTCTACCACTTCCACACGCGCACCAAGACCGGCCGGTCGAGACGACTCCGGCGTGCGGCGCCGGAGCCCTGGGCCGAGTTGTCGGCGCGGGATGCCGAGGCGCTGGGGATCGCCGAGGGCGACCTCGTGCGCGTCGAGTCGGCTCGGGGCCGGGTCGACGTCCCCGCGCGGATCGGCCGCGGTCGGGACGGTGTGGTGTTCCTGCCGTTCCACTACGGCTACTGGGACAGCGGTGCGGACGCGCACACGAGGGCGGCGAACGAACTGACCCAGACCGAATGGGATCCCGTCTCGAAGCAGCCGCTGTTCAAGCTGAGCGCCGTCCGCGTCGTCAGGCTGGGCGGGGGAGCCGGGCCCGCGCCGGCACCCACCACGGCGGCGTCCGCGCCGGCCGACCCGGCCGCGGTCGCACCCACGTCGGGCGACGACGACGTGCACGAGGACGTGCGCCCCGACCTGCCGCGCCACTCCGGCACCCCCCACGACACATCGCACCTGTGAGGTCTCGCCATGCACCTGGCCACGTACCTGGGGCTGCTGCACCAGTCGCTGACCACCCTCGGCTCCGCGTTCCGCGAGGTCGCTCGCGGGCATCGTGACGAACCGGACGTGTGGTACCTCTGCGGGCTCCTCGCCGAACGGACCGAACGCCAGGCGGAAGCCCTCGTCCCGCTGGTGCGCCGCTACGGCGAACACCGCGAGTCCGAACCGGAGCGGTTGCACGCAGCGGGACTGCAGGGTACCCGCTCCGGCCCGGTGGGATTGTTGCGCGACCTGCAGGACCTCTACACGCTCGCCAGCCTCACCGACATCACCTGGACCGTCGTGGACCAGGCCGCCCAGGGGCTGCGCGACCGGGAACTGCTCGAGGTGGTCGGAACCCACCAGCGGGAGACCGCGCGACACCTGCTGTGGTTGCGCACCCGGATCAAGCAGGCCGCCCCGCAGGCCCTCGTCGCGGCGAGGTGACGTCGTGGCCGACGACCCCGGAGGTGTGTTGGGTGCGGCCCGTCGGCGAGCCGGCCGGGTCGGGACGGCCGCCTACGCGTTCACGCTGTGCCTGGCGGTGCTGGCGGCTGTCGGTGCGATCGCCCTCGTCACCCGACAGCCGTACCTGTTCCCGAGCCTCGGCCCGACGGTCATGTTGTTCTTCGAGTCGCCGCTGGAGGAGTCGGCCGCGCCACGCAACAGCCTGTTCGGTCATGGTGTGGCCATCCTCGCCGGCGCGGGGTGTCTCGTCGCCTTCGGGCTGACGGAGCACCCACCCGTGTTCGAGGAAGGCCTGACGGGCGCACGTGTCGGCGCGGCGGCGTTGTCGGTCGCCGTGACCGCGCTGGTCCTGCGACTGCTGGACTGCCCGCACGCACCCGCCGGCGCGACGACGCTCATCGTGAGCCTCGGGCTGCTGACCTCGGCCGGGGAGCTGCTGGCCATCGCCGTGGGCGTCGTGCTGGTCACCGTGTTCGCGGTCGCCTGCAACCGGGCGCTGGGAGTGCGGCAGCCACTGTGGCGGTGATCGACCGCCCTCCGGTCGCAGCGTCCGACTCGGGGCGCGCATCGGACGGACGGGGGTATGGACCGGCGGCGTCGCGGGTAGGTCCCGGTGACGGGTTCGACCGTGACCGCGACTGGAGGCGGGATGCTGACGAAGAACGTCGCCGACGGGATCCACTGCGTCGAGGACGCGTCGGTCAACTGGTTCCTCGTCGAGGAGGACGAACGACTGACCGTCGTCGACGCCGGCCTGCCGACCTCCTGGCGGTCGTTGCTGTCGGCGCTCGACGAACTCGGTCGTCGGCCCGAGGACATCGAGGCACTGGTGCTGACCCACGGCCACTTCGACCACCTCGGATTCGCGGAGCGGCTGCGTTTCGAGGTCGGCGTTCCGGTCTACGTGCACGAGAACGACGTACCGCTGACCCGCCATCCGAGGCAGTACGGCAGGGACCGCCCGCTGTGGTGGTACCTGCTGACGCAGATCAAGGCGTTGCCGATCGCCGTGGGTTTCCTGGCCCGACGCGCGTGGTGGCCGCAGCCGATCAAGAAAGTGCACCGGATGCCCGAGGGCGTCCTGGACGTGCCCGGACGACCGCGAGTCCTGTTCACCCCCGGACACACGCTGGGACAGTGCGCGTTGCACTTCCCGGAACGCGACGCCGTGATCGCCGGAGACGCCGTCGTGACGCTCAACCCGTATCGCGGC from the Saccharomonospora azurea NA-128 genome contains:
- a CDS encoding type VII secretion target, with the protein product MSTPQSYNVDPEQLRAHASRLATHADRLASVGAALPDRMGEASLGALAQFITTGIGAAMAETMDAFAHAAATVDRVGIGMRQAADRYESSDEHHAAGLADIGTGLEGGGR
- a CDS encoding molybdopterin oxidoreductase family protein; the encoded protein is MADRISDLWGTRTPHARDTSWPIRVDQHLEPGLTAADVDDWVQSACTLCSNGCACDIAVKDGRMVGVRGRPGDVVNHGRLGPKGLYGSWQWSRSERLTRPLVRRGGELRETDWDTAMDLIARRSRELLDEFGPLSHGFYTSGQLFLEEYYTLSVLGKAGLGTPHMDGNTRLCTATAAAALKQSFGSDGQPGSYADIEACDALFLFGHNMAETQTVLWSRVLDRLRGPEPPVVVAVDPRRTPVTEAAVETGGVHLAPLPGTNQALMNGLVRELLEHGWVDHDYIAAHTVGYDELAATVKPYTPERVAEICRIEARDLRRAAEVFGTSRRVLSTVLQGFYQSHQASAASCQVNNLHLLRGLLGRPGSGVLQMNGQPTAQNTRECGADGDLPGFRNWDNPEHIRQLADLWNVDPLTIPHWAPPTHAMQIWRYAEQGSIRLLWISATNPAVSLPELPRIRKILARDDLFVVVQDGFHTETAEYADVVLPAALWGEKQGTFTNADRTVHLSEKAVEPPGEARADLDIFLDYARRMDLRDRDGGPLLPWSDPEGAFEAWKECSRGRPCDYTGLSYDRLRGDTGIRWPCTDEYPDGRERLYEDGVFPTHADVCESYGRDPLTGGTTSREQYLATRPDGRAFLRAAEYVAPPETPDDEFPFACTTGRTVYHFHTRTKTGRSRRLRRAAPEPWAELSARDAEALGIAEGDLVRVESARGRVDVPARIGRGRDGVVFLPFHYGYWDSGADAHTRAANELTQTEWDPVSKQPLFKLSAVRVVRLGGGAGPAPAPTTAASAPADPAAVAPTSGDDDVHEDVRPDLPRHSGTPHDTSHL
- a CDS encoding HPP family protein; the encoded protein is MADDPGGVLGAARRRAGRVGTAAYAFTLCLAVLAAVGAIALVTRQPYLFPSLGPTVMLFFESPLEESAAPRNSLFGHGVAILAGAGCLVAFGLTEHPPVFEEGLTGARVGAAALSVAVTALVLRLLDCPHAPAGATTLIVSLGLLTSAGELLAIAVGVVLVTVFAVACNRALGVRQPLWR
- a CDS encoding MBL fold metallo-hydrolase encodes the protein MTATGGGMLTKNVADGIHCVEDASVNWFLVEEDERLTVVDAGLPTSWRSLLSALDELGRRPEDIEALVLTHGHFDHLGFAERLRFEVGVPVYVHENDVPLTRHPRQYGRDRPLWWYLLTQIKALPIAVGFLARRAWWPQPIKKVHRMPEGVLDVPGRPRVLFTPGHTLGQCALHFPERDAVIAGDAVVTLNPYRGTRGPQLVSGAATVDPERALRSLDAIADTKATTVLVGHGEAWTGGAGRLVELARRRGPS